ATACGAATGGACAGATTACATTACGAATGAATAGGCTACAGCGAACGAAATCCCAACGATGAACTTGGGTGCGATACATATCCCATGCTGATATCTGTGTCAGGATTCTCGTATTTGTATCAAGCCGAAGGGCTGGATACGCTGGACGATTCGGACGATTCCAAAACGTCGCTTGCATCCGAGTAATCGGTACGCAGCACTGCTTTGTAATACTTGTTTTTGTGACTGACAATAATACATTCCTTGGTACTGCGATTACGGAATTTGTAGATCGGTGAGTCGACATTCAATACATTGCTATCGCCATTCTTGTACGTAGTATCGATCATGGAATTATTCTCGTCGACGGCTTCAAAGCTGCTAATGTTGCGCTCTACTTTGCCGAGACGTGGTCCAACCTTGACGGTACTCAGCGCAGGCTCCATCATGATGCGATATGTATTGTTGCGAAAATGCACAATAGGATACTCCCATGAAGATGTAGATACAATCTGGTCGGCAGGACCGGCAGTGGCAGGCAATGTTGCCGATGCCGCCTGTTCGGCATGTATAGTTGCAGGCGCAAAAATAAGCGACGCGATAACAGGTAAGAACAAATACGCTCTCATGGCTGCTTTTTCAAGCTCCTTTCGTGATGACACATCCTGTCGTTCCAATGGAACAAAATGGACCTTACGCTCTATCATAATACAAATGGACCAAACTTTTCAAAGTTTGTAGCTTACATTATGATATTGCCTAAGCTAATTATATAGTATAAAGGAAGGGAGCAGTTGAATAAAATAAGCAAAAATAGCGATTATGGTGAAAATTTTGGCTTGATGAACGATTTGGAACAGCTTGAGCAATGATTACGTCAATTAGCTGACGCCTGTAGCGATTCTCTGGACAATTTGAAGAATTAGCTACGAATGCAGCGTCAATTAGAGAATCAACGGGACGAAGCATAAACTAGTCACAAAATCGACTTTTACCGTGATATGAACGATACGACCAGGATTGGAACTGTTCAAGCAGGGAGCAGGATCGAATTTTAAGGCAAGTATTGAGGACGTAGATTGCGAAGCAGGGGTAGAATTTGCTTTTGTGCCAGCGGCGCTGAGACATGCAGCGAAAACGCTTATGAGGATGATTCAACAGCTAAATAAGGCTTGAGGGGTTACATCTATTCATTTGTAAAAAGAGCATATATTCGTCTATAATAAGAACGCGAGTTCCTATTGAAAGGACGTTATGATTACATATAAAAAAGAAATTAGTTAACTGACAATACCAAAGTCGTTGTCAATACAGTGAATACAGTGAATACAGTGGAAATCATGGGAATGGAACCGCTTTGCTCTGTATGTACTATTCGGATACAGTCAGAAGCTTTTAATGACGATTTCTCTTGAAGACTTTAGCAATCAAGTAGCGAAGGACTACAATCATCAATATAAGCATGATGGACAACAAGATCATGCCCGGAATGCCAATGCCAGAACCGCTCATCGGTATCCTCCTTCCAAATGGGTATGTCTCTAGATTATCGAATCTATCCATCCGAAGCAAATCTTGCCAAATCCGCAAAACAAAATAGCACTGTCTGTGGATTCAGCAAAAATGTCCTTTTACAAAATAAAACATGATACGATGTGGCTTCAGCAACCTCAACAGCATTGCCTATAGATCAAAATCAGGAGGAATAGTCATGTGGGTCCGAAGTCAAGATGGGAAAACAATCATAAATACCACTGTACTTAGATTAGAAATGGAAACATTGGACCATGAATATGTTATCTCGGCGTATGCAGGAGATGGATCGGTAGAATCAGCCTTTACGATGGGAACGTTTCAAAAAGAGAAAACGGCACAGGATGTGATGCAGCGCTTTTGTCGTCATATTGAATCGTGTGATCATACTGTTTTTCAAATTTAGCCTCAAGCTTAATATTCATTAGAACCACGTCATATTGTAAAATGAGGATACATCCATCAATGAATCGTTATTGCAACTAGTAGAGGAGAAGATTATTGTATGAGTACATATATCGTTATCCAATCCCATCATAGCAATTATCCTCACCCGATTACCTTTCAAAAGGGCGAAGGGCTGCTTGTAGGTGAGCGTTACGATGGACCGGAGGATTGGTCGGATTGGTATTTTTGCACGAACCAAAGTGGAGTTAGAGGTTGGGTGCCGGCACAGGTATTTGTGCGGAATGAATGGCAGCCTGAACAAGGAATTGCGATTGAAGATTATACGGCGTATGAGCTGAATGCGATGACTGGTGAGATTGTGACTGCATTGCGACAACGTAACGGGTGGATATGGTGTGTGCAACAAACCGATCAAGCAGAAGGTTGGCTACCGCTGGATCATCTACAGTTGGTAGAGAATAGCGAATCATAGAGTATTCAGCATTATACGTTTTGCCTATATACAGAAGTGTCTATATCCTGTATTTTCCATAACATTACAGAACAACAGAACAGATTAATAGACAAAATGAGATTGCCAGATCGCAGCGATAGACGTCGTATAGATGTTTAGTATGGTGCAAGGTATAGAATGAGCGGGTAACAGGAACTATAGATCCCATCAGCATACACACAGGAGTGATTAACCGTGACCTCATTAACGAATCACCAGCGTAAAGACAAATCGGCACAATGGCATGACGTATTGAGCGAATTGTATAATAAATTCCAGCAGCATGGACAGCAAGCGGTGGATGATTTTGACGAGGAAGACGTGCATCAGGCACGGGTCAATTGCCGTAAGCTGATGACCTTGCTGCGCATTCTCGATCCGAATGATCAGACCGAGCTGCTGCCATTATTCAAAAAGGCACAAAAGCGACTTGGCAAAGTGCGAGATGAAGATGTGCTAATCGACGCCTTCAAAGATCGCCGCAAGCAGGCAAAGCAGCAGGGACAGGAGCATCTTGTCAAGCTGCTCAAAGCTGTGATCAAGGAGCAAAAAGAACACCGCCGCTTCTACCGTAAAAAACTCGTCAGTAAGCTGCCCTCATTGCAAGGCAAAAAGCTGCGCAAAAAGTGGGAGCCTTTTTTGGAGGAGCAACTGCCCAAGCTGGTTGCCAATTCTGATGTAAACCGACTGATGCGAGAATTGGAAATCTCCTATGAGCAAAAGAAGAAAACATATCGCCAGACAGCGAAGGAGCAAGGATTGGAAGCTGACGATACATTGACGGCTCTGCACAAAGTCCGTATCGCTGCAAAAGAAATTCGTTATACCGCCGAAGCGGCTAGCTTTGCCTTAAATGCCAAATTCCGCGAGCATGAAGACGTTTACAAAAAAATCCAAAAAGAGCTTGGTCATATTAACGACCGCCATGTATGGATCGAAGCGCTGCAAGAGCTGCAACCGAAGCGTGTCACATTCGATACGCAGGTGCGAGATGAGCTGATCGGCGAATTGCGTGATGAGATGAATGCAGCGATTCGTGAAAACGAACGAGTGATGTAACAGACACAGCCTGTGAGCAACGGTGCTAGGTTTATCAAAAATGCGGGTAATATGTAGATACTGACACTTCAGTCCTATCATTCATCATTCCACTTAAAGGAGCGATTTTCATGTCCAAATCACATGACAACTGGGTTCTCGCATCCGGCGATTCCATTTCGTTGAAAGATATTGATCCTCAAGATACCGGTAAATACAAAAGCCGCGAAGATACACAGGCAGAGCGAGAGCAATTGTCCGCCATTTTCGAAGACCTTCAGCCAAAGTTGTTTGCAGGCAAGGAAAAATCGGTGCTATTCGTGTTCCAAGGGATGGATTGCAGCGGCAAGGATGGCGTGATTAATAAGGTGTTCTCGATTTGTAATCCAGCGGGCATTGATGTATACAGCTTCAAAGCGCCTACACCGGAGGAATTGAATCATGATTATCTGTGGCGTGCGCATCAGCATGTGCCGGGCTATGGATATTTGGCTGCGTTTAACCGCTCTTATTATGAGGACGTGCTGATCACTCGTGTACATGGGCAAGTGAGTGACAAAAAGGCAAAGCAGCGCTTTAAGCAGATCAATCATTTTGAGAAAATGCTGGAGCAAAACAATGTGCGTGTAGTGAAGATTTTCCTGCATATCTCTAAGCAATTCCAACTGGAAAAGCTGATTGATCGCATTGAGAAGCCGCATAAGAACTGGAAGTTTGACGAGAGTGATCTGCATGAACGCCAATATTGGGACAAGTATCAGGAGTGTTATGAGGACCTGTTCAAGCATTGCGCCACTGAGAAAAATCCATGGCATATCGTTCCAGCTGATCATCGCTGGTATCGCGATCTGGCTGTGCTGCAAATTGTAGTGAATACATTGGAGGAACTGAATTTGTCCAATCCTTCACCAATTCCAGCACTCAAAGAACATTTGCCAGATATGTATGCGGAGCTGGAAAAGATTAAAAAGAAATAAGGCAAGATATTCGCTATTCAGCATGTGGATACATGTCACCAAATCAATGGTAGGAAAATATAAGCAAACGGTCGCATCAGTTTTTGATATGCGACCGTTTGTTATTATAGCCACGTTCATATGCCGCGAAGCAGTTTCAGCTTGCACAGTATTTTGGTACATCATGTCATACTGTTCATCACAGTATCATTCTGTGACAATAATCAACAGGTAGAGAGATACATACAGCGAATCGATCATTCGTCAACGAGACGATCATTCAATAACGATCATGGATCGACACATTGGATGATGAGGTCACCAATTCAGGTACAGTCAATCCAGCACGTGTATACGCATCCTCCAAAATCGTCAGTGCCGAACGGACACCAATGCCGAAGCGGTCACAACCTGCTGCCCGCATATCCAGCAGCGTATCAAGATCACGAATACCACCTGCGGCTTTGATCTGCGCGGCGTTGCCAATCGTAGAGCGAATCAGCCGGATTGTATCTACCGTGGTCGGTTTTGGTCCCCAACCTGTCCCTGTTTTAACAAAAGCAGCTCCAGCTGCCACGACCAGTTCACTGCCCTTACGAATCTCATCGTCGGTCAAATAGGCAATTTCCAAAATCGCTTTGACCGGAACACCGTTAGCGGCATCGACGACAGCTTGTACATCCTGCTGTACTCGCTGAGTATCGCCTGATTTGAGCGCGCCGACGTTGATGACCATATCAAGTTCTCGGCAGCCCAGTTGCAGCATTTCGCGGGCGGTGTGGACTTTCATGGATACCGTATCGGCGCCAGAAGGAAAGCCAACCACGCCAGTTACCACCGTATCTGGCGTATTCGCCAACTGCTGGATTACATATTCGGTCATGTACGGCATCGGGCTAGCACAGATACAATGATAGGTCTTCACAATCGCAAGCAGCAGCTCCACCTCAGCATGGGTAACATCAGTCCGCACGGCACTCACGTCTACCCAGCGTCCGATCTCCGTTCCAATCGTACTACGATCTAAGTCGGTATGTTCCATTTTGTATCTCCTTTTTATAAAGATAATTATCTTTGTTGTGATCAATATATCGAATTATCTAAAGAAAGACAAGTGAAAGTAAAAGATGAATGAAAGCGCTTGACAAAAGATAGTTATCTTTACTATATTCAAAGCAAAGAATAGCGCTTATTGAAAGCAAGTTTGAAAACAAAATTGAGAACAAGATTGAAAACAAAATCCACAGAAAGCTACATCTGAACATTTCCGATAGCGTTTACAATCGTTGTCATGCCACATCCAGAAAGAAGGGAAGATCATGTCATATCTCATTGCGTACGATCTGGGTACGGGCGGGGTCAAGGCTTCGCTGTATGATCGTCAGCTACAGACGGTTGCGCGTTCTTTTACCGAATACGCTACCTATTATCCGCAGCCTAATTATCATGAACAGCGTCCAACGGACTGGTGGCAGGGTGTTGCACAATCCACCATGCAACTGCTGTCGTCCGCAGGAGTAGAAGCTTCGCAGATCGATGGTATTAGTCTGTCTGGGCATAGTCTGGTTAGTGTACCTATTAGTCGCATGGAAGGGGTGCTCTTGGAGCAGGTACCGATTTGGTCGGATACGAGAGCGGATCAGGAAGCGGAAGCATTTTTCCAACAGATTGACGAGCAGAAGTGGTATTTGCGCACAGGCAATGGATTTCCTGCGGCTTGTTATCCATTGTTCAAGCTGATGTGGATGCAGAAGCATCAGCCAGAATTGTTGGCTCGCACCGATGTGATGCTCGGCTCCAAGGACTATATCAACTATATGCTGACTGGCGCGACGTATACCGATCCGTCGTATGCGTCTGGATTGGGTGCTTACGATCTGAAGCAAGGTGTATTGGTGGATGAATGGCTAGTGACAGCGGGCATTCCGGTACATCTATTTCCAGCAATTGTACCCTCGCATGAGATCATCGGACAGGTAACGGCAGAAGCAGCAGCTTATACCGGATTGGCAGCGGGAACACCTGTGGCATGTGGGGGAGTGGATAATGCCTGCATGGCGCTCGGCGCAGTGGGAAGTGAGGAAGGGCGCAGTTATGTATCGCTTGGTTCCTCTAGCTGGATACCGGTCAATTCGGCAGAGCCGGTGCTGGATGTAGAGACTCGCCCGTATGTATTTGCCCATATTGCAGAAGGGATGTATACAAGCGCGTATTCGATTTTCGCTGGGGGAAGCTCTTTGCGTTGGGTGCGGGATCAGCTATGCCCGGAGCTGGCAGGACGAGAAGATGCGTACGACCGCATCAATGACATGGCAGCTTGTGCACCAGCAGGCTCTCATGGCGTTGTATTCGATCCTAGTCTGGCAGGCGGAACGTCGCAGGATCAGAGCATTCATATTCGTGGTAGCTATATCGGTCTGCATCTGGCAACGACGCGCAATGATCTGATTCGTGCGGCGATGGAAGGAATTGCGCTCAATTTGCGATTGTCGTTGGATTTGCTGCGCAAACATACGGCGGTGAGTGGGCAATTGCTATTTTGTGGCGGTGGCAGTCGTAGTGCATTATGGCGACAGATATTTGCGGATGTATTTGATATGGATATTGTCAAAACCAATATTGATCAGGATGCGGCTTCTCTTGGCGCGGCGGCGATTGCAGCGCGAGCCGCAGGCTGGTGGCAGGATTACAGTGGGATTGGCGATGTGCATGTGATAGAGCATATTAGTACACCAGAGCTTTCTAGTCGCGATCTATATCAACGGCTGTTGCCGGTATTTCAGCATATTCATGAACAGGCGGCAGCGCTGGGCGAATATATGTATCGTCATGCACAGGAGTCTGCACCACCCATTTATAGTAGAGCGGAGGAATCGATATGACACGCGATTTGTTTAATACCAGCTTCCGATTGGATGGCAAAACAGCGATTATTACTGGCGCGGCATCAGGGATCGGACTTGCGGTTGCGCAGCTATTTGTAGAAAAAGGGGCATCTGTGGCACTGCTCGATCTCAATTTGGAGCAGGCAGAGCAGGCGGCGAGTGGATTGGAGCGCGCAGCAGCATTTGCCGTCGATGTAGGCGATCTTGCTTCGGTGGCACAAGCAGTCTCCGCAGCTAAGCAGCATTTTGGCGGCGTGGATATTCTGGTCAATAGTGCTGGAATCGGACCCGTCGAATGGGCGGAGAAGTATCCTGAGGAGGATTGGCATCGGACGATGCGGGTCAATCTGAATGGTACCTTTTTTATGGCACAGCAGGTTGGTCGGGAACTGATCGCTGCTAATAAAGGTGGCAAAATTATTAGCCTTGCTTCGCAGGCAGGCATTGTGGCGATTGACCGTCATGTCGCCTATAGCGCTAGCAAAGCGGCAGTCATTTCCATCACCAAATCGCTTGCGTATGAATGGGGGAAATACGGCATTCAGGTCAATGCGATCTCACCAACTGCCACCTATACGCCGTTGATTGCCGGATACTGGGAAGGCGACATCAAGGATGAGGCGATTGCCAACACGCCAGCTGGACGCTTTGCCGAGCCGGGTGAGATTGCGGCAGCCGCGTTATTCCTTGCCAGTGAAGCGTCCAATATGGTGACAGGTGCTAATCTAGTAGTAGATGGCGGATATACGATTCATTGATTTCAACATATAGCATGACAAAATCAGCGTCTGCCTTCTAGGTAGACGCTGTATTCGTATTTGTCAGCCACAAGTCTGGTTATGCTGTATTCAAATGGTCCTTGTTCCGTCGAGGTCAACCGTTTACTGCATAACAGGGGAGCACCTAGCGGCACCTGTAATATTTGGGATTCGGTAAAATTGGCAGCAACCGCTGATAACCGTTCCCACGCGTGTAATAGAATCAAATGATAATGCTGCTCCAAAAAAGTATACAAGCTATGAAAAGTATTGCTATATTGCTCCAGACCCGGTACTTTACTAGCGCGCAAATAATTATTCATGAGCGCGATAGGTGCATTGTCAGCATATTGTACACGCTGAACCCAGTACACCTGCTGTCCGGCAGGCAATTGCAATTCGTGGGCGATATGCTCTGGCGGTGTAATCAATTCAATCGACATGCCGCGTGTTTGCACATCGTATCCTTTGGAGATGAGTGTTTCAGTAATAGAGGTCAGGTGATTGAGTCGTTGAGTCGTGGAGGTATCCAGTACTTCGGTGCCTTTGCCTTGCGTTTTGCGAACAAAACCTTCGCTGTGCAATTGTTCAATCGCTTTGCGAATCGTTGTACGACTGACAGCAAAGCGCTCTTCCAGTTCGGATTCGGTCGGCAGTAGATGACCGGATGGATATACGCCTTCTTTGATGTCCTGTTTGATCAGGCTATATACTTTGCGGTAAGCAGGGATATTGTTCATACATGCTACTCCTTTGGCGATCAGTCAGCAGATAGGGACATACAGGCTTTGTATCAGCAGGGGAAATAGCAGCAGGATGCTCATTTTCATTTGCGCTACCCATGTTCTATTTCAGCCTTTATAAAGATATACTGCCGATAGGATACCCGTCCCATCCATCTGTATCTGTATAAGCTGATCTTGCCATAAAAAGCAGGATTGTTCAAGCAAAGGTCATGATCTTTCCGCTTTCAATCCATTATACGTTCTCAAATCAATCATACATGTCCCAAAAGCGATGCAGCTTACTTCGTTCTTCATTCCATCGTTAAAGCAAGCTCTTAATGAAACTATGAAAGTTAAAGCGCTTTAACTTTTAGAGCAAGTGAAGCTACAATGTATGCAGATACATAGGATCTATGCAAATTCATGGCAGGATATTCATTGCTGGTCTGTTCGGTGCAACGCTCCGGCTACCATGATTTATACAAGGCTCCTAAACAGAAGGCTGGCGCTGCATCGCAATGGGGAGATGTGTAAGATGATTATTTCTAGCTATGACCTATAACCTATACTTGTGTATATTACCATTTCAAAGTAACAACCGATTTGGCGGGAACAGAGTAATTCACAGACTGATTGTTCCAGTTCACTTTCACTGTACGTGCATTATTTTGTGAATTGTACAGTACGATAACTTTAGAGCCGTCACTGTTTTTAAACGCTACGCTTTGCATATCGCCAAATGTATTGGAATCGATCCGATACGCACCGGGACTAACAAATTTGCTGAAATGACCAAGCAGATAGTATTGCTTCGTATAGGTCACTTTGTCCTCTGCATTGCCGGAGTTGTTGTCTGAGTTCTGGATCGTTACCATACCTTTGTTGGTATTATTGTCGCCGATGACGCTTGGACCATCCTTCTGATCCAGTGCAGCATTCCACAATACAATCGATTTTGACCAATTGCGGGTCATGCCGATAAATTCATTGATCATATTGTCAAAGCCCTGCGTCG
The DNA window shown above is from Paenibacillus sp. JQZ6Y-1 and carries:
- a CDS encoding xylulokinase yields the protein MSYLIAYDLGTGGVKASLYDRQLQTVARSFTEYATYYPQPNYHEQRPTDWWQGVAQSTMQLLSSAGVEASQIDGISLSGHSLVSVPISRMEGVLLEQVPIWSDTRADQEAEAFFQQIDEQKWYLRTGNGFPAACYPLFKLMWMQKHQPELLARTDVMLGSKDYINYMLTGATYTDPSYASGLGAYDLKQGVLVDEWLVTAGIPVHLFPAIVPSHEIIGQVTAEAAAYTGLAAGTPVACGGVDNACMALGAVGSEEGRSYVSLGSSSWIPVNSAEPVLDVETRPYVFAHIAEGMYTSAYSIFAGGSSLRWVRDQLCPELAGREDAYDRINDMAACAPAGSHGVVFDPSLAGGTSQDQSIHIRGSYIGLHLATTRNDLIRAAMEGIALNLRLSLDLLRKHTAVSGQLLFCGGGSRSALWRQIFADVFDMDIVKTNIDQDAASLGAAAIAARAAGWWQDYSGIGDVHVIEHISTPELSSRDLYQRLLPVFQHIHEQAAALGEYMYRHAQESAPPIYSRAEESI
- a CDS encoding PPK2 family polyphosphate kinase translates to MSKSHDNWVLASGDSISLKDIDPQDTGKYKSREDTQAEREQLSAIFEDLQPKLFAGKEKSVLFVFQGMDCSGKDGVINKVFSICNPAGIDVYSFKAPTPEELNHDYLWRAHQHVPGYGYLAAFNRSYYEDVLITRVHGQVSDKKAKQRFKQINHFEKMLEQNNVRVVKIFLHISKQFQLEKLIDRIEKPHKNWKFDESDLHERQYWDKYQECYEDLFKHCATEKNPWHIVPADHRWYRDLAVLQIVVNTLEELNLSNPSPIPALKEHLPDMYAELEKIKKK
- a CDS encoding SH3 domain-containing protein encodes the protein MSTYIVIQSHHSNYPHPITFQKGEGLLVGERYDGPEDWSDWYFCTNQSGVRGWVPAQVFVRNEWQPEQGIAIEDYTAYELNAMTGEIVTALRQRNGWIWCVQQTDQAEGWLPLDHLQLVENSES
- a CDS encoding GolD/DthD family dehydrogenase, which encodes MTRDLFNTSFRLDGKTAIITGAASGIGLAVAQLFVEKGASVALLDLNLEQAEQAASGLERAAAFAVDVGDLASVAQAVSAAKQHFGGVDILVNSAGIGPVEWAEKYPEEDWHRTMRVNLNGTFFMAQQVGRELIAANKGGKIISLASQAGIVAIDRHVAYSASKAAVISITKSLAYEWGKYGIQVNAISPTATYTPLIAGYWEGDIKDEAIANTPAGRFAEPGEIAAAALFLASEASNMVTGANLVVDGGYTIH
- the deoC gene encoding deoxyribose-phosphate aldolase yields the protein MEHTDLDRSTIGTEIGRWVDVSAVRTDVTHAEVELLLAIVKTYHCICASPMPYMTEYVIQQLANTPDTVVTGVVGFPSGADTVSMKVHTAREMLQLGCRELDMVINVGALKSGDTQRVQQDVQAVVDAANGVPVKAILEIAYLTDDEIRKGSELVVAAGAAFVKTGTGWGPKPTTVDTIRLIRSTIGNAAQIKAAGGIRDLDTLLDMRAAGCDRFGIGVRSALTILEDAYTRAGLTVPELVTSSSNVSIHDRY
- a CDS encoding CHAD domain-containing protein → MTSLTNHQRKDKSAQWHDVLSELYNKFQQHGQQAVDDFDEEDVHQARVNCRKLMTLLRILDPNDQTELLPLFKKAQKRLGKVRDEDVLIDAFKDRRKQAKQQGQEHLVKLLKAVIKEQKEHRRFYRKKLVSKLPSLQGKKLRKKWEPFLEEQLPKLVANSDVNRLMRELEISYEQKKKTYRQTAKEQGLEADDTLTALHKVRIAAKEIRYTAEAASFALNAKFREHEDVYKKIQKELGHINDRHVWIEALQELQPKRVTFDTQVRDELIGELRDEMNAAIRENERVM
- a CDS encoding GntR family transcriptional regulator encodes the protein MNNIPAYRKVYSLIKQDIKEGVYPSGHLLPTESELEERFAVSRTTIRKAIEQLHSEGFVRKTQGKGTEVLDTSTTQRLNHLTSITETLISKGYDVQTRGMSIELITPPEHIAHELQLPAGQQVYWVQRVQYADNAPIALMNNYLRASKVPGLEQYSNTFHSLYTFLEQHYHLILLHAWERLSAVAANFTESQILQVPLGAPLLCSKRLTSTEQGPFEYSITRLVADKYEYSVYLEGRR